The nucleotide sequence GATAGGATTCCACATCTCTCACTATTAATGTCGTTTATTCAACCAAAGTACTCCAGATTTTGCTAACCTAGGTAGCATACCTGTCATTGGCTGTTTATACATATTTCCGAAGCCATCGTTCTTTCCTAAGGAGCCGAGTGCACCTTTCAATTTTAACTTCTTAGGGGCAAGTGGTTCTTTTCCGTGTAGCACTGCGAATAATACTTCACTAATTTGTTCCCCTTGTTGCCCAGCTAACTGAGCACTTGGAGAGTGTTCGGATGATACGCAATCTCCGACAACATAAATATGTTCATTTTGTGGGACTTGGTAAAACGCATTTGTCACAATTTTTTCCTGCTGATCTTTTTCATATGGGAGCTCGCGAGCGAGGTGATGTGGTTTTACACCTGCTGTCCATATGGTCACATCACTTAAGAAACAAAGTCCATTGTTGCAAACCGCATCTTTTTCAACATATTCAACATTGGAATGGTGCAGCACTTCCACATCATTTTTCTTAAACCAATCTTCCACATAGTTTTGAATTTTACGATCAAAAGCACTTAAGACGGATCCCCCGCGGTCGAGTAAACGAACATTCAGATCTGGTCTGCTTTCTCTGATTTCAGAAGCAACTTCAATTCCACTTAAACCGGCTCCAACAATCGCAACCGTTTTATAGGCATCCAAATTACCAACACGATATCCAGCATGTCGTGCTCTTTTGATGGTTTGAACACTTTCTGTAAACTCCGCTGCACCTTCAATGCCATGATAATTGTCTTCACAACCAAGTGCAATGACAAGATAATCATAAGGAATAGGATCGGAGTCCCTTAACAAAACTTGTTCTTCATTGGTATCAATTTTTATAATTTCATCATAAACATATTGGATCTGCTCATGGATTGGGAAGTCGAATCGAACATCTTTATCTGATGTTGTTCCTGCTGCAATCGCATAAAACTCTGTTTTTAAAGAATGATAAGGATTTCGGTCCACCAACGTGATTTCCACATCAGTTGGTAATCCAAGATCAAGAAGTTTGTGCAGTATTTTCATACCGCCATAGCCGCCACCTAAAATAACTAATCTTTTCATAAACTTAAACCCCTTTATAAAATCCAATACTAGATAAAGCGCTTCCGTTTTCCCCTTATTAAGACTAACAAAAAAGAGGTAGAAAGACTAGTGGGAAAATTAGAACGAGTTAGGGTGAATATACCTGTAGAGCAAAAGAAAAAGGTATTGGATGATTCCA is from Radiobacillus kanasensis and encodes:
- a CDS encoding NAD(P)/FAD-dependent oxidoreductase, encoding MKRLVILGGGYGGMKILHKLLDLGLPTDVEITLVDRNPYHSLKTEFYAIAAGTTSDKDVRFDFPIHEQIQYVYDEIIKIDTNEEQVLLRDSDPIPYDYLVIALGCEDNYHGIEGAAEFTESVQTIKRARHAGYRVGNLDAYKTVAIVGAGLSGIEVASEIRESRPDLNVRLLDRGGSVLSAFDRKIQNYVEDWFKKNDVEVLHHSNVEYVEKDAVCNNGLCFLSDVTIWTAGVKPHHLARELPYEKDQQEKIVTNAFYQVPQNEHIYVVGDCVSSEHSPSAQLAGQQGEQISEVLFAVLHGKEPLAPKKLKLKGALGSLGKNDGFGNMYKQPMTGMLPRLAKSGVLWLNKRH